The Muntiacus reevesi chromosome 7, mMunRee1.1, whole genome shotgun sequence genome includes a region encoding these proteins:
- the AP5M1 gene encoding AP-5 complex subunit mu-1 → MAQRAVWLISHEPGTPLCGIVKFSRRYPTVEKRAKVFNGASYVPVPEDGPFLKALLFELRLLDDEKDFLESRDSCSHINKTSIYGLPVGSEELWPVVAFLKNGMIYACVPLVEQTLSPRPPLISISGISQGFELLFGVQDFLSSGQKNDSELNTKLSQLSDLLLQTCPFGTLLDANLQNSLDNINFASVTHPQKQPAWKTGTYKGKPQVSISITEKVNSMQYDKQEIADTWQVVGVVTCKCDLEGSMPNVTISLSLPTNGSPLQDILVHPCVTSLDSAILTSSSIDAMDDSAFSGPYKFPLTPPLESFNLCYYTSQVPVPPILGFYQVKEEEVQLKIAVNLKLHESVKNSFEFCEAHIPFYNRGPITHVEYKASFGQLEVFREKSLLVWIIGQKFPKSMEISLSGTITFGAKNHEKQPFDQICIGGTAYLKLHFRILDYTLTGCYVDQHSVQVFASGKPKISTHRKLISSDYYIWNSKAPAPVTYGSLLL, encoded by the exons ACGGTATCCCACTGTTGAAAAAAGAGCTAAAGTCTTCAATGGAGCAAGTTACGTGCCTGTTCCTGAAGATGGTCCCTTCCTGAAAGCCCTGCTTTTTGAACTGAGATTGTTGGATGATGAGAAGGACTTTTTGGAGAGTCGTGATAGCTGCTCACACATCAATAAAACATCCATTTATGGACTCCCAGTAGGAAGTGAAGAACTCTGGCCAGTTGTTGCTTTTCTAAAGAATGGCATGATATATGCTTGTGTTCCACTGGTTGAACAAACGTTGTCCCCTCGTCCACCATTAATTAGCATTAGTGGAATTTCACAAGGCTTTGAACTTCTTTTTGGGGTACAGGATTTTCTTTCCTCAGGTCAAAAAAATGACAGTGAGCTAAATACCAAATTGAGCCAGTTGTCTGACTTGCTTTTACAAACTTGTCCCTTTGGCACTTTGTTAGATGCCAACTTACAGAATTCGTTGGACAATATTAATTTTGCTTCTGTTACTCACCCACAAAAACAGCCAGCCTGGAAAACTGGAACATATAAAGGAAAACCACAAGTTTCTATTTCTATCACTGAAAAGGTAAACTCCATGCAATATGATAAACAAGAGATAGCAGATACATGGCAGGTCGTTGGAGTTGTCACTTGCAAG TGTGATCTAGAGGGAAGCATGCCAAATGTTACCATTAGCTTGAGTCTCCCTACCAATGGATCTCCACTTCAGGATATTCTGGTTCATCCTTGTGTGACGTCTCTTGACTCTGCTATTCTGACTTCTAGTAGCATTGATGCAATGGATGATTCTGCATTTAGTGGACCGTACAAATTTCCGCTCACTCCACCATTAGAGTCATTCAACTTATGCTACTACACTTCCCAG gTCCCTGTTCCACCAATTTTGGGTTTTTAtcaagtgaaagaggaagaagtACAACTAAAGATAGCAGTTAATTTGAAACTTCATGAAAGTGTGAAAAATAGTTTTGAATTCTGTGAAGCTCATATACCTTTTTACAACAG aggtCCCATCACACATGTGGAGTACAAAGCTAGTTTTGGCCAGCTTGAAGTATTTCGAGAGAAAAGCTTATTGGTCTGGATTATTG gaCAGAAGTTTCCCAAATCAATGGAAATTAGTCTTTCTGGAACTATAACTTTTGGAGCCAAGAACCATGAAAAGCAGCCATTTGACCAGATTTGCATTGGAGGTACAGCATATTTAaag CTTCATTTTAGGATCTTAGATTACACACTCACTGGATGTTATGTTGATCAGCATTCGGTTCAAGTTTTTGCATCAGGGAAACCAAAAATAAGTACAC ACCGGAAGCTAATTTCTTCTGACTATTACATCTGGAATTCTAAAGCTCCTGCTCCAGTAACATATGGATCATTATTACTGTAA